A section of the Oncorhynchus nerka isolate Pitt River linkage group LG3, Oner_Uvic_2.0, whole genome shotgun sequence genome encodes:
- the LOC115116111 gene encoding 7-methylguanosine phosphate-specific 5'-nucleotidase-like, which yields MTLELSSPSVCMRDPQRVEEIIKAMQKAGTSTIQVISDFDMTLTRFAYNGKQCPPSHNILNNSRLISEECKAQLKDLLNTYYPIEIDSKRTAEEKLPLMGEWWTKAHTLLVQQRIRKDLLQDVVKESDAMLRELYQLFFDHMQEHSIPLLIFSAGLGDVLGEC from the coding sequence ATGACCCTAGAGCTGTCCAGTCCCTCAGTGTGTATGAGGGACCCTCAGAGGGTGGAAGAGATCATCAAGGCCATGCAGAAGGCTGGCACCAGCACGATTCAGGTGATTTCAGACTTCGACATGACCCTCACACGGTTTGCCTACAATGGGAAGCAGTGCCCACCCAGTCACAATATCCTGAACAACAGCAGGCTCATCAGTGAGGAGTGCAAAGCACAGCTGAAGGACCTGCTCAACACATATTACCCCATAGAGATCGATTCCAAACGGACAGCGGAGGAGAAGCTGCCACTCATGGGGGAGTGGTGGACTAAAGCCCATACTCTTCTGGTGCAGCAGCGCATCAGGAAAGACCTGCTGCAGGATGTGGTGAAGGAGTCCGATGCTATGCTCAGGGAGCTCTACCAGCTGTTCTTTGACCACATGCAGGAGCACAGCatccctctgctcatcttctctgcTGGGCTAGGAGACGTGCTGGGGGAGTGTTGA